In the genome of Halictus rubicundus isolate RS-2024b chromosome 9, iyHalRubi1_principal, whole genome shotgun sequence, one region contains:
- the LOC143357260 gene encoding uncharacterized protein LOC143357260, with product MDTRVRRNTRSVRHWGTPRGERPEGLKGALHTDPHQSSGIRKVQVAILGQTLWVCRAKLRENTDTTLAHRVIGSTANLLCHCQLYFPLFMAYPADQQRVALSPNTVSTVFERPIPRALNHPRSYAPIRVQVLVFSRCRVGGKYDGRFNCFLMDIDGR from the coding sequence ATGGATACGCGTGTGCGGCGTAACACACGTTCGGTGAGGCACTGGGGGACTCCGCGAGGAGAGAGACCCGAAGGCCTCAAAGGAGCTCTCCATACGGATCCCCACCAGAGCAGTGGCATTCGCAAAGTCCAAGTCGCCATATTAGGTCAAACCTTATGGGTTTGTCGCGCAAAACTGCGGGAGAACACCGACACGACCCTGGCGCACCGCGTAATCGGGTCGACTGCAAACTTACTTTGCCATTGTCAGCTCTACTTTCCTCTGTTTATGGCCTATCCCGCGGACCAGCAACGTGTCGCGCTATCACCGAACACAGTTTCCACGGTGTTTGAACGTCCGATCCCACGAGCACTGAATCATCCTAGATCTTATGCACCTATTCGAGTTCAGGTTCTCGTCTTCTCTCGGTGTCGGGTTGGTGGGAAATACGACGGACGATTCAATTGCTTTTTAATGGATATAGACGGGCGTTAA